A single Rhizobium sp. NRK18 DNA region contains:
- a CDS encoding substrate-binding domain-containing protein — protein sequence MTLKNTTIVLAASVASLMMAGATLAADKCSAYPTAKSEKVESADLEKTFGAVPKPDKELRFAYVTKTLINEFWQDVAAGVKDEAGKYNIKVDVQAAKDESSMIEQLNLAQTMLSQKPDALLLSPQSDSNLVPVIKAARDANIPTIIIDDARTDGASSYIGTDQVAIGGKAADYFGERFKDGGKVAQIEGAAGSPNARARIKGFEEGLKKYPKLQLVASQPGNWDRLVALNATSNILRQNPDLVGVYANNDGMALGVVEAVRNGSSLDKVAVVGTDGIREAKKSVGAKEMAATVAEFPFEEGQLGVQVALRLLGCQEIPTWVVSPQAVITSDNVANFPDPVASK from the coding sequence ATGACACTGAAGAACACCACGATCGTGCTCGCCGCATCGGTCGCATCGCTGATGATGGCAGGCGCCACGCTCGCTGCTGACAAATGCTCCGCCTATCCGACTGCCAAGAGCGAAAAAGTCGAGTCCGCCGACCTCGAGAAAACCTTCGGCGCCGTGCCGAAACCGGACAAGGAGCTGCGCTTTGCCTATGTCACCAAGACTCTGATCAACGAGTTCTGGCAGGACGTCGCCGCCGGCGTGAAGGACGAGGCCGGCAAGTACAACATCAAGGTCGATGTACAGGCCGCCAAGGACGAGTCCTCGATGATCGAGCAGCTGAACCTGGCGCAAACGATGCTGTCCCAGAAGCCCGATGCGCTGCTGCTGTCGCCGCAGTCGGACTCCAACCTCGTGCCGGTCATCAAGGCCGCACGCGACGCCAATATTCCCACCATCATCATTGATGACGCCAGGACCGATGGCGCCAGCAGCTATATCGGCACGGACCAGGTCGCCATCGGCGGCAAGGCCGCCGACTATTTCGGCGAGCGCTTCAAGGACGGCGGTAAGGTCGCGCAGATCGAAGGCGCTGCCGGCTCGCCGAATGCCCGCGCCCGCATCAAGGGCTTTGAGGAAGGCCTGAAGAAGTATCCGAAACTTCAGCTCGTCGCCTCACAGCCGGGCAACTGGGATCGCCTCGTCGCGCTGAACGCCACGAGCAACATCCTCCGCCAGAATCCCGACCTCGTCGGCGTCTATGCCAACAATGACGGCATGGCACTCGGTGTTGTCGAAGCGGTCCGTAACGGCAGCTCGCTTGATAAGGTTGCGGTCGTTGGCACCGACGGTATCCGCGAAGCGAAGAAATCGGTCGGCGCAAAGGAAATGGCCGCGACAGTCGCCGAATTCCCCTTCGAGGAAGGGCAGCTCGGCGTGCAGGTGGCGCTCCGTCTCCTAGGTTGTCAGGAAATCCCGACCTGGGTTGTCTCTCCGCAGGCCGTCATCACCAGCGACAACGTTGCAAATTTCCCCGATCCTGTCGCCTCGAAATAA
- a CDS encoding sugar ABC transporter ATP-binding protein: MSALQHTAAGEARLANPAAPLLELSGIEKRYGLNHVLKGVGLRLEGGVVHGLLGENGAGKSTLMKVVFGLVQPDSGTITHGRLGEVRIADPRHALSLGIGLVSQELNLVPQLDVAQNMFLGATGALEVIPRSELRRRASHILSELAPHIDVTAQVDKLGMADRQLVEIARTLAKGGEIIAFDEPTSSLTPNERDNLFSVIRSLKAAGKAIIYISHRMDEIRAICDAITILRDGKVIICDEVAKYDDQAINEMITGRQLGTVMKQGHNAGSEPGRTLLELKNVSTRRISDVSLTVRSGEILGLAGLVGSGRSATLRAIFGIDPMTAGEICVDGTRSSIANSRAAIDCGISYIPEDRRGQAIVPMMSIEGNFGLANQQRFSRLGFIASAARKASIRRYVKDMGIRPGDIRTPLGNLSGGNQQKVVIARWLQTEARVLLFDEPTRGIDVGAKAEIYALLRELAAKGAAIIVVSSELPEVLLLSDRIAVMGKGRVLAIEPNNDGMTEEHLLEKMAGEKQNVQE, encoded by the coding sequence ATGTCCGCACTGCAACATACGGCCGCCGGTGAGGCGCGCCTTGCCAACCCGGCAGCACCACTGCTGGAGCTTTCCGGCATCGAGAAGCGCTATGGACTGAACCACGTCCTCAAGGGCGTCGGTCTGCGGCTCGAGGGTGGCGTCGTGCACGGCCTTCTGGGCGAAAACGGAGCAGGCAAATCGACGCTGATGAAGGTCGTATTCGGCCTTGTGCAGCCTGATTCCGGCACGATCACCCATGGTCGTCTCGGAGAGGTGAGGATTGCCGATCCCCGCCACGCGCTTTCGCTTGGCATCGGTCTTGTCAGCCAGGAACTCAATCTCGTTCCCCAGCTTGACGTCGCCCAGAACATGTTTCTCGGCGCAACGGGTGCGCTCGAGGTCATTCCCCGCAGCGAACTTCGTCGCCGCGCCTCGCATATCCTGTCGGAGCTCGCGCCACATATCGATGTCACCGCGCAGGTCGACAAGCTCGGCATGGCGGACCGGCAATTGGTCGAGATTGCGCGCACGCTCGCCAAGGGTGGAGAGATCATCGCCTTCGACGAACCGACCTCCAGCCTGACGCCGAATGAACGCGACAACCTCTTTTCGGTCATCCGCAGCCTGAAGGCCGCCGGCAAGGCCATCATCTATATCTCGCATCGCATGGACGAGATCCGCGCCATTTGCGACGCGATCACCATTCTGCGGGATGGCAAGGTGATCATTTGCGACGAGGTCGCGAAGTATGACGACCAGGCGATCAACGAGATGATCACCGGGCGGCAGCTCGGAACAGTCATGAAACAGGGGCACAACGCAGGAAGCGAGCCGGGCCGCACGCTGCTTGAACTCAAGAATGTCTCCACGCGACGCATCTCGGACGTTTCGCTGACGGTCCGCTCGGGCGAAATTCTGGGGCTCGCCGGTCTCGTCGGTTCCGGCCGGTCGGCAACACTGCGGGCAATATTCGGCATCGACCCCATGACCGCGGGCGAGATCTGCGTCGATGGAACGCGATCCAGCATCGCGAACTCCAGGGCCGCGATCGACTGTGGCATTTCATATATTCCCGAGGATCGTCGCGGACAGGCCATCGTCCCGATGATGAGCATCGAGGGCAATTTCGGCCTCGCCAACCAGCAGCGCTTCTCTCGTCTCGGCTTCATCGCCTCGGCCGCACGCAAGGCGTCGATCAGGCGCTACGTGAAGGATATGGGCATCAGGCCCGGCGACATTCGCACGCCGCTTGGCAACCTCTCAGGCGGCAACCAGCAGAAGGTCGTGATCGCCCGATGGCTGCAGACCGAAGCCAGGGTTCTGCTGTTCGACGAGCCGACGCGAGGCATCGATGTGGGCGCGAAGGCGGAAATCTACGCGCTGCTGCGCGAACTCGCCGCCAAGGGTGCGGCGATCATCGTGGTCTCTTCCGAACTTCCGGAAGTGCTGTTGCTGAGCGACAGGATCGCCGTGATGGGCAAGGGCCGCGTGCTCGCCATCGAGCCGAACAACGACGGCATGACGGAAGAGCATCTTCTGGAAAAGATGGCCGGGGAGAAGCAGAATGTCCAAGAGTGA
- a CDS encoding ABC transporter permease: MSKSETVGAPEMKQEKQREAASLVKRGEFARKASVLSGCVALFIVFSALTSSFYQPANLLDILLQSSINAVIAVGMTLVIMTKGIDLSVGSIVGLSSMVAADMANHGVAAGILAGLAVGLVCGFVNGILIAKLKLPDFIVTLGTLSIFRGAALIYTNGQPIYGLPNTFRDLFAGQLLGIPTPVVFAIAIAGIAYVMVAFTGLGERIIASGGNEEAARLSGINVDTVKVIVYALSGLLSSIAGFILIARIGAAEPIGGQGFELQAIGSAVIGGASLFGGVGNPFGSLIGAVTLGALQNGLTLMNVPSFWQYVASGFVVILAVLADQITRPRR, encoded by the coding sequence ATGTCCAAGAGTGAAACCGTGGGTGCACCCGAGATGAAACAAGAAAAGCAACGGGAGGCCGCAAGCCTTGTGAAACGGGGCGAATTTGCCCGCAAGGCCAGCGTGCTGTCGGGCTGCGTTGCGCTCTTCATCGTTTTCTCGGCGCTGACCAGCAGCTTCTACCAGCCTGCCAATCTTCTCGATATCCTGCTGCAATCCTCCATCAATGCGGTCATCGCCGTCGGCATGACGCTGGTCATCATGACAAAGGGCATCGACCTGTCGGTGGGCTCCATCGTCGGCCTGTCCAGCATGGTCGCAGCCGACATGGCAAATCATGGCGTTGCAGCAGGCATTCTCGCAGGCCTGGCCGTCGGTCTCGTCTGCGGTTTCGTGAACGGCATCCTGATTGCGAAGCTGAAACTGCCGGATTTCATCGTGACGCTCGGCACGCTGAGCATTTTCCGCGGCGCCGCGCTGATCTACACCAACGGCCAGCCGATCTACGGCCTGCCGAACACCTTCCGTGACCTGTTTGCCGGCCAGTTGCTCGGCATTCCGACGCCAGTCGTGTTCGCCATCGCCATTGCCGGCATCGCCTATGTCATGGTCGCCTTCACCGGCCTTGGCGAGCGCATCATCGCGAGCGGTGGCAACGAAGAGGCGGCACGGCTCTCCGGCATCAATGTCGATACGGTCAAGGTCATCGTCTATGCATTGTCAGGGCTTCTCTCCAGCATTGCCGGCTTCATCCTGATTGCGCGCATCGGAGCCGCCGAACCCATCGGCGGCCAGGGCTTCGAGCTGCAAGCCATCGGATCGGCCGTCATCGGCGGGGCAAGCCTGTTTGGCGGCGTCGGCAACCCCTTCGGCTCGCTGATCGGCGCCGTCACGCTGGGTGCCCTTCAGAACGGCCTGACGCTGATGAACGTGCCCTCCTTCTGGCAATATGTCGCCTCGGGCTTCGTCGTCATCCTCGCAGTGCTGGCCGACCAGATCACAAGGCCTCGTCGATGA
- a CDS encoding amidohydrolase family protein, producing the protein MNGANDTYIVDAHHHFQDIEAYEYPWLSPSRPPALEGDLSAIRRNFLPGEYREIVSRWLVRKSVHVQNGWRADDPVGETRWLSALIDRHDLIMAIVGYADLSSPDIAAILDAHGTFPQFRGIRQILNWHENPALQVASRPDLMEQPDWRRGFQALAERNLSFDLQLYWPQMEMALEMAQDFPQTQIVLNHFGMPIDRSPSALRHWSTAMERLSLAENVSVKLSGFGLGCPHWSKADTISLLQSVIRIFGPERVMFGTNLPVDLLFSKPGRLLDTFEASILFLSAEQRNLVRHGNAERIYRF; encoded by the coding sequence ATGAACGGTGCGAACGACACCTATATTGTCGATGCTCATCATCACTTTCAGGATATCGAAGCCTACGAATATCCGTGGCTGAGCCCGTCTCGGCCGCCGGCGCTGGAAGGCGATCTCTCGGCTATTCGCCGCAACTTCCTCCCGGGTGAATACCGGGAGATCGTCTCGCGCTGGCTCGTCCGCAAGTCCGTACACGTGCAGAACGGCTGGCGGGCCGATGACCCGGTTGGCGAGACGCGCTGGCTCTCGGCACTCATTGACCGACACGATCTGATCATGGCCATTGTCGGCTATGCAGATCTCTCCAGCCCGGACATCGCTGCAATCCTTGATGCCCACGGCACCTTCCCGCAATTTCGGGGCATCAGGCAGATCCTGAACTGGCATGAGAACCCCGCACTGCAGGTCGCTTCCCGTCCGGACCTCATGGAGCAGCCGGACTGGCGGCGCGGGTTTCAGGCGCTGGCGGAGCGCAACCTCTCCTTTGACCTTCAACTCTATTGGCCGCAAATGGAAATGGCGCTGGAAATGGCGCAGGACTTCCCGCAGACGCAGATCGTCCTCAACCATTTCGGCATGCCGATCGACCGCTCGCCCTCGGCGCTCCGGCATTGGTCGACCGCCATGGAACGGCTCTCGCTCGCCGAAAATGTCAGCGTCAAGCTTTCCGGCTTCGGACTCGGGTGTCCGCATTGGTCCAAGGCAGACACGATCTCGCTTCTTCAATCCGTCATCCGGATCTTCGGGCCAGAGCGCGTGATGTTCGGCACCAATCTGCCGGTCGATCTCCTCTTCTCGAAGCCCGGACGCCTGCTCGACACGTTCGAAGCCTCCATCCTGTTCCTCTCAGCCGAGCAGCGGAACCTCGTAAGGCACGGCAACGCCGAGCGGATATATAGATTCTAG
- a CDS encoding glycosyltransferase family A protein, with translation MADPKWFIEFKRRIRSRRMVREVLRRDPTSQPHGLSAPLIVSLTSYPARFKTLPLALQTIRQQTVRADQIILTLTEGDETQLPDDVLRLQADGLVIRTYSRNIRSYTKLIPVLRDNPEAFIVTCDDDVYYPEDWLQGLVDCATRHPGRIISHRAHRVRHGDDGRLLSYEAWEKNIGGAVEGADIFATGVGGVLYPPGSLDPMVFEEDRFMRLCPTGDDLWFYWMARRRGTLIRHVGPKTRIIEWPGCEHSGLVLTNRGIPHDNGNDRAIRALTAELGPLIVTADP, from the coding sequence ATGGCTGATCCAAAGTGGTTTATCGAGTTCAAGCGCCGTATCCGCAGCAGGCGAATGGTCCGTGAAGTGCTGCGGCGCGATCCGACCAGCCAACCGCACGGGCTTTCCGCGCCACTGATCGTTTCGCTGACCAGCTATCCGGCCCGCTTCAAAACGCTTCCTCTGGCCCTTCAGACCATAAGACAGCAGACGGTCAGAGCCGACCAAATCATACTCACGCTCACCGAAGGCGACGAGACGCAGCTCCCGGATGATGTGCTGCGCCTGCAAGCGGACGGCCTCGTCATCCGAACGTACAGCCGCAACATCAGGTCCTACACCAAACTGATTCCCGTTTTGCGCGACAATCCGGAGGCCTTCATCGTCACCTGCGATGATGATGTCTATTATCCGGAAGACTGGCTGCAGGGGTTGGTCGACTGCGCGACACGGCATCCGGGCCGGATCATCTCGCACAGGGCCCACCGTGTCCGTCATGGCGATGACGGTCGGCTGCTCTCATACGAGGCGTGGGAGAAGAACATTGGCGGTGCGGTGGAAGGGGCGGACATTTTCGCAACCGGTGTCGGCGGCGTTCTCTATCCGCCCGGCTCGCTTGATCCCATGGTTTTCGAGGAGGACCGCTTCATGCGTCTCTGTCCGACGGGTGATGATCTCTGGTTTTACTGGATGGCGCGCCGCCGCGGCACGTTGATCCGGCATGTCGGCCCGAAGACACGGATCATCGAATGGCCGGGCTGCGAGCACTCCGGGCTCGTTCTGACCAACCGCGGTATTCCGCATGACAACGGCAACGACCGCGCGATCAGGGCGCTCACTGCGGAGTTGGGGCCGCTCATTGTGACCGCTGACCCCTGA
- a CDS encoding glycosyltransferase family 8 protein, giving the protein MEDRTAKVLKYAIYLITNLRFVKVTGALGRRLSRQWGCDVHVFVEGQGAEAIDVPGASDIHVHRNRIRFDLPDNVPVSEKWPRVVFLRNYAPSLLRDYDRLLYLDVDILCERVDHSIWDIELPHGIGAVSDTATIDKAPRGTGLSREEWLDRLGVTGGRYFNSGMMLIDPARWDNGALGHRLSSYYQNRDVRGIKSQDFLNHAMDGLWTELSPRWNYQPPFFELGIDEWVDPVFLHFCTPIKPWFLPGHPGASNRRIEHEEAFFRILDEAGVDPGEVAIPGHYKRIRALRRAFRRVLSEKGIRTPKEHRERHLWSERREKMVRYLRTAQRNHDFADPLAMEIEPELSGSLRFDGRNLWLEPQPRDQT; this is encoded by the coding sequence TTGGAAGATAGAACGGCAAAAGTTTTGAAATATGCGATATATCTGATCACCAACCTTCGGTTCGTGAAGGTCACGGGTGCGCTCGGCCGAAGGCTTTCAAGGCAATGGGGCTGTGACGTCCATGTGTTCGTCGAAGGCCAGGGAGCCGAAGCCATCGACGTTCCAGGCGCCTCCGACATCCATGTTCATCGCAACAGAATCAGGTTCGATTTACCGGACAATGTGCCCGTTTCGGAAAAGTGGCCCAGGGTGGTGTTTCTGCGCAATTACGCGCCATCCCTGCTGCGTGACTACGACCGGCTGCTTTACCTCGATGTCGACATATTGTGCGAACGGGTCGACCACTCAATCTGGGATATCGAGTTGCCCCACGGAATCGGCGCGGTCAGCGACACCGCGACGATTGACAAGGCCCCGCGCGGCACCGGCCTCTCTCGTGAGGAGTGGTTGGACCGTCTCGGCGTTACCGGCGGACGCTATTTCAACTCCGGCATGATGCTGATCGATCCCGCCCGCTGGGACAACGGGGCGCTTGGGCATCGTCTGTCGAGCTACTACCAGAACCGTGATGTTCGCGGGATCAAGTCCCAGGACTTCCTCAATCACGCGATGGATGGGCTGTGGACCGAACTCAGCCCGCGCTGGAACTATCAGCCGCCCTTCTTCGAGCTCGGCATCGACGAATGGGTCGACCCCGTGTTCCTGCATTTCTGCACGCCCATCAAACCCTGGTTCCTGCCAGGCCATCCTGGTGCATCAAATCGACGGATCGAGCACGAGGAGGCGTTTTTCCGTATCCTTGACGAGGCCGGCGTAGATCCGGGAGAGGTCGCCATTCCGGGGCACTACAAGCGGATCAGGGCGCTGCGTAGAGCTTTCCGACGTGTCCTGTCGGAAAAGGGCATCAGAACTCCCAAGGAGCACCGGGAACGCCACCTCTGGAGCGAACGACGGGAAAAGATGGTGCGCTACCTCCGGACTGCGCAACGGAACCATGATTTCGCCGACCCGCTGGCTATGGAGATCGAGCCCGAACTGTCGGGGAGCCTTCGCTTCGACGGGCGCAATCTCTGGCTCGAACCCCAGCCGCGAGACCAGACGTGA
- a CDS encoding Gfo/Idh/MocA family protein, which produces MPDAPLGVALIGTGFMGKCHAMAWRNVAAVFGGAHHRLEILCDTPVDKAEAFAAQFGFARASSDWQAAVSDPCVDVVSITAPNGLHRPMAEAALAAGKHVWLEKPMALTLDDARAMAALAAEHPRQVTILGYNYLRSPAFQSARGLIAAGEIGIPHAFRGVYDEDYCADPDLPWTWRMTHAAGGLGALGDLGCHLVSHMVALMGPVAELTAMTHIAIPERPSPEGPRKVENEDSAMALLRFASGAHGSFATSRVARGRKCRLQWEVHGAEGSIVFDQENMNELWVHRRGEAGFKRHLTGPDQPDFAPFCPAPGHNFGFNEQKVIEARDLLVAIAGGMNAGPDFAAGLEIERIIHAMASSQGAAVTLGGDF; this is translated from the coding sequence ATGCCGGACGCCCCGCTGGGCGTGGCGCTGATTGGCACGGGCTTCATGGGCAAGTGCCATGCGATGGCATGGCGGAATGTGGCGGCGGTGTTCGGCGGCGCCCATCACCGGCTCGAAATCCTGTGCGACACGCCGGTCGACAAGGCTGAAGCCTTCGCCGCGCAGTTCGGCTTTGCGCGCGCGAGTTCGGATTGGCAGGCGGCCGTCAGCGATCCATGTGTCGATGTCGTTTCCATCACCGCACCCAACGGCTTGCATCGTCCCATGGCTGAAGCGGCGCTTGCAGCCGGAAAGCATGTGTGGCTCGAAAAGCCGATGGCGCTGACGCTGGACGATGCGCGTGCGATGGCAGCACTGGCCGCCGAACATCCGAGGCAGGTCACGATCCTCGGTTACAATTATCTGCGATCGCCGGCATTTCAGTCGGCGCGCGGCCTGATTGCCGCGGGGGAGATCGGAATTCCGCACGCGTTTCGCGGCGTTTACGACGAAGACTATTGCGCGGACCCAGACCTTCCCTGGACATGGAGGATGACCCACGCGGCTGGCGGCCTGGGCGCCTTGGGCGATCTCGGCTGCCACCTGGTCAGCCACATGGTCGCGCTGATGGGGCCGGTCGCCGAACTGACGGCCATGACTCACATTGCCATTCCCGAACGCCCAAGCCCCGAAGGCCCCCGCAAGGTTGAAAACGAGGACAGCGCGATGGCGCTCCTGCGTTTTGCAAGCGGCGCGCACGGGTCCTTCGCCACCTCGCGTGTGGCGCGGGGGCGCAAATGCCGCCTGCAGTGGGAAGTTCACGGGGCGGAAGGGAGCATTGTCTTCGATCAAGAAAACATGAACGAACTATGGGTTCACCGCAGGGGCGAGGCCGGCTTCAAACGTCATCTGACCGGGCCCGATCAGCCGGATTTCGCGCCGTTTTGCCCCGCGCCAGGACACAATTTCGGTTTCAACGAGCAAAAGGTCATCGAAGCCCGCGACCTGCTGGTTGCCATTGCGGGCGGGATGAATGCCGGACCGGATTTTGCCGCCGGACTGGAGATCGAGCGGATCATTCATGCCATGGCCTCCTCTCAAGGAGCGGCTGTCACGCTGGGTGGCGACTTTTGA
- a CDS encoding SulP family inorganic anion transporter, whose product MSMINLHSAVNWRQMVDAGSLRSDLFAAVTGAAIVLPQAIAFASIAGLPPAYGLYSAMITPVVAALCGSSRIVVSGPTTAVSALVFASLAPRYAAGSAEWIGAALALTLLVGAIQLAIGLARLGRFLTFVSAPVINGFSAGAAILIAMSQIGDVLGISMPHLGAVDVFFSQLASSLPDAAPGAMIVAGVTFFTAVILRYCAPGLPGYLVALGIGGAVNWGFGLGTRTVGAIPSIFPTPAVPSVSMADAMSLAQPALAIAIVGLMQSVTVARLYAHRRDETLNGNREIIGQGLSNLVGPFFSAYAGAGSLTRTAVNHEAGARTPLAAVFASCALIAILFLVAPLFSALPIPAMAAVIILVAWRQIGFVDFYRLAKQSRRDAFTFLVTFIAALTVGLEFSVFAGVLLSLALFLNESINAELELTVPDQNRPNHSFHNVRHGGPECPQLLFGRLNGPLYFGVVEKLRQTLRRIERERPGQKDLVLKLTGIGQLDLAGAELLIEEGRRRRARGGRLYLTSRYVPLLEKMRRYGVVDALKDENIFSHRHDAIAAIVPDQLDRNVCASCTARIFFECPTFSEAIGSHTVKRTS is encoded by the coding sequence ATGAGCATGATCAACTTGCATAGCGCGGTGAACTGGCGGCAGATGGTCGACGCGGGCTCGCTGCGCAGTGACCTGTTTGCCGCTGTCACCGGAGCGGCGATCGTGCTGCCTCAGGCGATTGCCTTCGCGTCGATTGCAGGTCTGCCGCCGGCCTATGGTCTCTATTCGGCAATGATCACACCGGTGGTGGCAGCATTGTGCGGCTCTTCGCGGATCGTGGTTTCGGGGCCGACAACCGCGGTGTCGGCGCTGGTTTTCGCCTCGCTTGCACCGAGATATGCAGCCGGATCGGCCGAATGGATCGGCGCGGCCTTGGCCCTCACCTTGCTGGTGGGCGCAATCCAGCTCGCAATTGGTCTGGCCCGCCTGGGCCGGTTTCTGACCTTTGTGTCTGCTCCCGTCATCAACGGGTTCAGTGCCGGAGCCGCGATCCTGATTGCAATGAGCCAGATCGGTGATGTTCTGGGCATCTCGATGCCACACCTGGGGGCCGTCGACGTCTTCTTTTCACAGCTGGCTTCGTCTCTCCCGGATGCCGCGCCGGGGGCGATGATCGTTGCCGGCGTCACCTTCTTCACTGCTGTGATCCTCAGATATTGCGCGCCCGGTCTGCCGGGCTATCTCGTGGCGCTGGGGATCGGCGGTGCGGTCAATTGGGGGTTCGGGTTGGGAACGCGCACAGTCGGGGCGATCCCCTCGATCTTTCCGACGCCTGCGGTACCCAGCGTTTCGATGGCCGACGCGATGTCGCTTGCGCAGCCAGCGCTGGCCATCGCCATCGTGGGCTTGATGCAGTCGGTGACCGTCGCTCGGCTCTATGCCCATCGTCGTGACGAGACCCTGAATGGCAATCGCGAGATCATCGGACAGGGGCTTTCCAATCTGGTTGGGCCGTTCTTTTCAGCCTATGCCGGCGCGGGTTCGCTGACGCGTACCGCCGTCAATCACGAGGCAGGTGCCCGTACGCCACTGGCCGCGGTCTTTGCCTCTTGCGCGTTGATCGCGATCCTGTTTCTCGTCGCGCCATTGTTCAGCGCATTACCGATTCCGGCGATGGCGGCGGTCATCATCCTGGTTGCCTGGCGCCAGATCGGCTTCGTCGACTTCTACCGGCTGGCGAAGCAATCCCGGCGTGATGCGTTCACGTTCCTCGTCACCTTCATCGCGGCGCTCACCGTCGGATTGGAATTCTCCGTCTTTGCCGGGGTCTTGCTGAGCCTCGCTCTGTTTCTCAACGAATCCATCAATGCCGAGCTCGAGCTGACCGTCCCGGACCAGAACCGCCCCAACCATTCCTTCCACAATGTGCGCCACGGCGGCCCGGAATGCCCGCAATTGCTGTTCGGCAGGCTCAATGGCCCGCTTTATTTCGGTGTCGTCGAGAAGCTGCGTCAGACGCTGAGGCGGATCGAACGCGAACGGCCCGGTCAAAAGGATCTTGTACTCAAGTTGACCGGGATCGGGCAGCTGGACCTTGCCGGAGCGGAATTGCTGATCGAGGAAGGCCGCCGTCGTCGAGCGCGGGGAGGGCGGTTATACTTGACCTCTCGCTATGTGCCCTTGCTGGAAAAGATGAGGCGGTATGGTGTGGTCGATGCCTTGAAGGACGAGAATATCTTCAGCCACCGACACGATGCGATTGCGGCGATCGTGCCCGACCAACTCGATCGCAACGTGTGCGCCAGCTGTACGGCGCGCATCTTTTTCGAATGCCCAACGTTTTCTGAAGCCATTGGCAGTCATACCGTGAAAAGGACGTCATGA
- a CDS encoding sulfatase, producing MKSVFVLFDSLNRHMLGCYGGSRVPTPNFDRLAARAQVFEKHYVGSLPCMPARRDMLTGHLSFLHRSWGPLEPFDNAFPELLKAKGVHSHLVTDHYHYWEDGGATYHNRYNTFEFIRGQESDPWKALVQPPWERLREKYHASQLEFIDNVPKHKAHLINREYIREEKDFPSVQCFQAGFEFLDANRDADDWLLQIETFDPHEPFYAPDRFKEPFDTGWKEGVLDWPRYGRVEDLPEEADELRANYYAVVALCDALLGRLLDEFDAHDMWKDTALVVTTDHGFLLGEHDFWAKNRMNMYEEIAHIPLILHDPRDPGARRVDRLTQSTDLAPTFLDLWGVEAPVEMQGQSLLRASEREAVIFGYFGGAINVTDGFHSYHRFPADIAGQEINQYTLMPTHITSHFSTQELEGATLAPPFDWTKNVPLLKVPVTERSPMYYNYGPGCLIENETRLYDLVADPGQERPLADPSLERTMVTKMMRQMHANDAPREAYDRLDLLPESKKVLSPT from the coding sequence ATGAAGTCAGTATTCGTTCTGTTCGACAGCCTGAACCGCCACATGCTGGGATGCTACGGCGGAAGCCGGGTGCCCACGCCGAACTTCGATCGCCTGGCGGCGCGCGCGCAGGTCTTTGAAAAGCACTATGTCGGCTCGCTTCCCTGCATGCCGGCCCGGCGTGACATGCTGACCGGACATTTGAGTTTCCTTCATCGGTCGTGGGGACCCCTCGAACCCTTCGACAACGCATTCCCCGAATTGCTGAAGGCCAAAGGCGTCCACAGCCATCTGGTGACGGACCACTATCATTATTGGGAGGATGGCGGGGCCACCTATCACAACCGCTACAACACGTTCGAATTCATTCGTGGTCAGGAAAGCGATCCGTGGAAGGCCCTGGTGCAACCGCCGTGGGAGCGCTTGCGTGAGAAATACCATGCCAGTCAGCTCGAATTCATCGACAACGTGCCGAAGCACAAGGCCCATCTGATCAATCGCGAGTATATCCGCGAAGAGAAGGATTTCCCCTCGGTCCAATGCTTCCAGGCGGGCTTCGAGTTTCTCGATGCCAACCGCGATGCGGATGACTGGCTGCTGCAGATCGAGACCTTCGATCCGCACGAACCCTTCTATGCACCCGATCGGTTCAAGGAGCCCTTCGACACCGGCTGGAAGGAAGGCGTTCTCGATTGGCCGCGCTATGGCCGGGTTGAGGATCTGCCGGAAGAAGCAGACGAGCTGCGTGCAAACTATTATGCGGTCGTGGCACTATGCGACGCGCTGCTGGGCCGACTGCTCGACGAGTTCGATGCCCACGACATGTGGAAGGACACGGCGCTCGTCGTCACCACCGATCATGGCTTCCTGTTGGGAGAACATGATTTCTGGGCCAAGAACAGGATGAACATGTATGAGGAAATCGCGCATATTCCTCTCATCTTGCACGATCCGCGCGATCCAGGCGCCCGTCGCGTGGACCGCCTGACCCAATCGACGGATCTGGCCCCGACCTTTCTTGATCTCTGGGGGGTCGAGGCACCGGTCGAGATGCAGGGACAGTCGCTGCTGCGCGCCAGCGAGCGCGAGGCCGTCATCTTCGGTTATTTTGGCGGAGCCATCAATGTGACGGACGGCTTCCACAGCTATCACCGCTTCCCCGCGGATATCGCCGGCCAGGAAATCAATCAGTACACCTTGATGCCCACTCACATCACCTCGCACTTTTCAACGCAGGAGCTGGAGGGAGCAACGCTTGCGCCTCCATTTGACTGGACCAAGAACGTGCCCCTCCTGAAGGTGCCGGTCACCGAGCGTTCGCCGATGTACTACAACTACGGCCCTGGTTGCCTGATCGAGAACGAGACCCGCCTGTATGATCTTGTGGCAGACCCCGGTCAGGAGCGACCGCTTGCCGATCCGTCTCTGGAACGGACGATGGTGACAAAGATGATGCGCCAGATGCATGCCAATGATGCCCCGCGAGAGGCGTATGATCGGCTTGACCTTCTGCCGGAGTCCAAAAAGGTCCTTAGCCCGACCTGA